A region of Arabidopsis thaliana chromosome 5, partial sequence DNA encodes the following proteins:
- a CDS encoding hydroxyproline-rich glycoprotein family protein (hydroxyproline-rich glycoprotein family protein; Has 30201 Blast hits to 17322 proteins in 780 species: Archae - 12; Bacteria - 1396; Metazoa - 17338; Fungi - 3422; Plants - 5037; Viruses - 0; Other Eukaryotes - 2996 (source: NCBI BLink).), whose product METNHLYTLSTLVVMLLVSVTPTVTSKDEVVSCTMCSSCDNPCSPVQSSPPPPSPPPPSTPTTACPPPPSPPSSGGGSSYYYPPPSQSGGGSKYPPPYGGGGQGYYYPPPYSGNYPTPPPPNPIVPYFPFYYHTPPPGSGSDRFMSSYSIIFALFAVFLCLV is encoded by the coding sequence ATGGAAACAAACCATTTATACACTTTGTCTACACTTGTTGTTATGCTGCTAGTGTCAGTGACACCGACAGTGACATCAAAAGACGAGGTTGTTTCTTGTACAATGTGTTCTTCATGCGACAATCCATGTAGTCCTGTCCAATCATCTCCTCCGCCAccttctcctccaccaccgtcaACCCCCACAACCGCATGTCCTCCCCCTCCTTCTCCTCCAAGCTCCGGTGGCGGTAGCTCTTACTATTACCCTCCTCCTTCTCAGTCCGGTGGAGGCAGTAAATACCCTCCACCATACGGTGGCGGTGGTCAAGGTTATTACTATCCTCCGCCGTATTCAGGAAACTATCCTACGCCGCCTCCGCCGAATCCGATCGTCCCTTATTTCCCGTTTTACTATCATACTCCACCACCAGGTTCTGGCTCAGATCGGTTTATGAGTTCTTACTCTATTATTTTTGCTCTTTTTGCTGTCTTTCTCTGTTTAGTGTGA